A DNA window from Thiothrix subterranea contains the following coding sequences:
- a CDS encoding Crp/Fnr family transcriptional regulator, which yields MPHQQAKGHCSTCSIRPITIFATLDATEVEQIQAFQPAIIQYAPDEIIYHQGMEARYAFTLRQGFVKIVNTLADGRSHIVQLLRDGDFFGFGGLSGVDYKHSAIALNTVEVCRLPLSDLLKLKQTHPKIETEMTKRWLERLHRAESMLVELGAKKAAERLASFLLRWCAGNAPDTWVALPLNRGEIGELLGVTIETVSRFLADWKRQGFIGEARGNIQMLDAAGLRRAVGIDE from the coding sequence GTGCCACACCAACAAGCCAAAGGTCATTGCTCGACCTGTAGTATTCGACCCATTACGATTTTTGCTACCTTGGACGCCACCGAGGTGGAACAAATTCAGGCGTTTCAACCCGCCATTATCCAGTATGCACCGGATGAAATTATCTACCATCAGGGGATGGAAGCTCGCTATGCATTCACCTTGCGCCAAGGTTTTGTCAAAATTGTCAATACGTTAGCGGATGGGCGTTCGCACATTGTGCAATTGCTGCGCGATGGGGATTTCTTCGGATTTGGCGGCTTGTCGGGGGTTGATTATAAGCATTCGGCTATCGCACTCAATACGGTGGAAGTTTGCCGTTTACCCTTGTCGGACTTGCTCAAACTCAAGCAAACCCACCCTAAAATTGAAACCGAAATGACCAAGCGTTGGCTGGAACGCCTGCACCGTGCCGAAAGCATGTTGGTGGAATTAGGCGCGAAAAAAGCGGCTGAACGGTTAGCGTCATTTTTATTGCGTTGGTGTGCGGGCAATGCGCCGGATACGTGGGTGGCGTTGCCCTTGAATCGCGGTGAAATTGGGGAGTTATTGGGCGTGACGATTGAAACCGTCAGCCGTTTCCTTGCGGATTGGAAACGTCAGGGCTTTATCGGGGAAGCTCGCGGCAACATCCAAATGCTGGATGCTGCCGGGTTGCGTCGTGCCGTGGGGATTGATGAG
- a CDS encoding DEAD/DEAH box helicase has product MENFYLSQTRFDTFPLDERLLASLTEAGFEFCSRIQVETLPLALAGQDIAGQAQTGTGKTGAFLVAIFQHLLTNPLPGAAAGSVRCLILAPTRELAIQIARDAEELGKHTGLRSVLVYGGAGYDKQRRQFEAPVDVLIGTPGRIIDYYKQHVFTLKHAQALVMDEADRMFDMGFIQDVRYLMHKLPPPAKRLNMLFSATLSQRVLELAYEHMNNPQQVKIETESVGADNIAEHVYFPANDEKIPLLIGLIRKLQPFRAIVFVNTKHIAEKIDDYLRANGITSDLISGDVRQNKREKLLQAFEAGDFQVLIATDVAARGLHIPDVSHVFNFDLPQVAEDYVHRIGRTARAGASGEAHSFACEDTAFYLPDIEAYTGKPLPVARINAELLPSELHRPQRSQRERVAHHGQDNNRRQQSGGGEQRRRKPRPNPNAG; this is encoded by the coding sequence ATGGAAAATTTTTACTTAAGTCAAACACGTTTCGATACCTTCCCGCTGGATGAGCGCTTATTGGCCTCGCTGACAGAAGCAGGCTTTGAGTTTTGCTCGCGTATTCAGGTGGAAACCTTGCCATTGGCCTTGGCAGGGCAGGATATTGCCGGGCAAGCCCAGACGGGTACGGGGAAAACGGGCGCATTCTTGGTCGCCATTTTTCAGCATTTGCTGACAAATCCGCTACCGGGTGCAGCGGCAGGCAGTGTGCGTTGTTTGATTCTTGCGCCAACTCGCGAATTAGCGATTCAGATTGCGCGGGATGCGGAAGAATTGGGTAAACACACCGGCTTGCGTTCGGTGCTGGTCTACGGGGGCGCGGGTTACGACAAACAACGCCGCCAATTTGAAGCGCCAGTCGACGTATTGATCGGCACGCCGGGGCGCATTATCGACTATTACAAGCAGCATGTGTTTACCCTGAAACACGCGCAAGCGTTGGTCATGGATGAAGCCGACCGTATGTTTGACATGGGCTTTATTCAGGATGTGCGCTATTTGATGCACAAATTGCCGCCACCGGCAAAGCGCTTGAATATGCTGTTTTCCGCGACCTTATCGCAGCGTGTGTTGGAATTGGCTTACGAGCACATGAATAACCCGCAGCAGGTGAAAATCGAAACCGAATCGGTCGGCGCGGATAATATTGCTGAACACGTATATTTCCCCGCAAATGATGAAAAAATTCCATTGTTAATTGGGTTGATTCGCAAACTTCAACCGTTTCGGGCGATTGTGTTTGTGAATACTAAGCACATTGCTGAAAAGATTGACGATTATTTGCGGGCGAATGGCATTACGTCCGATTTGATTTCCGGCGATGTGCGCCAGAATAAGCGCGAAAAGCTGTTGCAGGCGTTTGAAGCGGGTGATTTTCAGGTATTGATTGCGACCGACGTGGCGGCACGGGGGTTGCACATTCCTGATGTGTCGCACGTATTCAACTTTGATTTGCCGCAAGTGGCAGAAGATTACGTGCATCGCATTGGGCGTACTGCGCGTGCCGGTGCATCGGGCGAAGCACACAGTTTTGCGTGTGAAGATACCGCGTTTTATTTGCCGGATATTGAAGCGTATACCGGCAAGCCGTTGCCGGTTGCGCGAATTAATGCGGAATTGCTGCCAAGTGAATTGCACCGTCCGCAGCGCAGTCAGCGTGAACGGGTTGCGCATCACGGGCAAGACAATAATCGCCGTCAGCAAAGTGGCGGTGGTGAACAGCGGCGCAGAAAACCCCGTCCGAATCCTAACGCAGGTTAA
- a CDS encoding ISNCY family transposase yields MSYPTVTAAALTAPLTFAGIVEQLRDTFRAFPDCRKPGNNTRYTLEDAGLSAFSVFFMQCASFLEYQRRMAENQERSNAQTLFGVHAIPCDNQIRHLLDSVPPSAVAPAYRYLFNGLQQNGYLDTWRVHDYGYLLALDGTQHFSSSHIHCEQCLTKTHHNGTVTYSHQMLTPILTAPDKPQVIPLPPEFISRQDGQTKQDCEINAAKRWLAQWGADYIPLGITFLGDDLYCHQPFCQAVLDAGAQFIFNCKPTSHTTLYEELEGLEKIGAIRTHLVQRRMGKHSVTDTYRFATQMPLRDGDDALRVNWFSLTSVRDDGNCLYHNDFATSHPITTGKVVDLVKAGRCRWKIENENNNTLKTKGYHFEHNFGHGQQHLANLLAALVLLAYLVHTVIDLMDERFRTLLQKVGSRERLFDDINTLTTFLCFKSWTALLDFMLVGLERRHHADEIEQWVVK; encoded by the coding sequence ATGAGCTACCCAACCGTTACTGCTGCTGCGCTAACCGCACCGCTCACGTTTGCGGGTATCGTGGAGCAATTGCGCGATACATTCCGCGCCTTCCCCGACTGCCGCAAACCCGGCAATAATACCCGCTATACCTTGGAGGATGCGGGTTTGAGTGCCTTTTCGGTGTTTTTCATGCAGTGTGCGTCCTTTCTGGAATACCAGCGGCGCATGGCGGAGAACCAAGAGCGGAGTAATGCACAGACGTTGTTCGGTGTTCATGCCATTCCCTGCGACAATCAAATTCGCCATTTGCTGGATAGCGTGCCGCCGTCAGCCGTTGCGCCTGCTTACCGTTATCTTTTCAATGGGTTGCAACAGAATGGTTATTTGGATACGTGGCGGGTGCATGACTACGGTTATTTGTTGGCACTGGATGGGACACAGCATTTTTCGTCATCGCACATCCATTGTGAGCAGTGTTTGACGAAGACGCATCACAACGGGACAGTCACCTACTCACACCAAATGCTGACCCCGATTTTAACCGCACCCGATAAACCGCAGGTGATCCCGTTACCGCCAGAGTTCATCAGCCGCCAAGATGGGCAAACCAAGCAAGATTGTGAAATCAACGCCGCTAAACGCTGGCTGGCTCAGTGGGGCGCGGATTACATCCCGCTGGGCATCACGTTTCTGGGGGATGATTTGTATTGTCACCAGCCCTTTTGCCAAGCCGTCCTGGACGCTGGCGCACAGTTCATTTTCAACTGCAAACCCACTTCCCACACGACCTTATATGAAGAGTTGGAAGGGCTAGAGAAAATCGGCGCGATACGTACCCATCTTGTACAGCGGCGGATGGGAAAGCATTCTGTCACGGATACCTACCGTTTTGCGACGCAGATGCCCTTACGTGATGGGGACGATGCCCTGCGTGTCAACTGGTTCAGCCTCACGAGTGTGCGTGATGATGGTAATTGCTTATACCATAACGATTTCGCCACCTCTCACCCTATCACCACCGGCAAGGTCGTCGATCTTGTGAAGGCTGGGAGGTGTCGCTGGAAGATTGAGAACGAAAACAACAATACCCTGAAAACCAAAGGCTACCACTTTGAACACAACTTCGGGCATGGGCAGCAACACCTCGCCAACTTGTTGGCCGCATTAGTGTTATTGGCTTATCTCGTCCATACCGTGATTGACTTGATGGATGAGCGTTTCCGAACTTTACTTCAGAAAGTGGGGTCACGCGAACGTTTGTTCGATGACATCAATACGCTCACGACCTTTTTGTGCTTCAAAAGTTGGACGGCTCTGCTGGATTTTATGCTCGTCGGCTTAGAGCGGCGGCATCATGCGGATGAGATTGAGCAGTGGGTGGTAAAATGA
- the pckA gene encoding phosphoenolpyruvate carboxykinase (ATP) translates to MSTTATLAQHLASTLGLKNTNNLYWNQSSPVLYEQALNRSEGKISEAGVFVAYTGTFTGRAPNDKFIVDDAGSHDKVWWGKVNKALTEAQFDQVLADALQFLEGRELFVQDLLAGASEADELPVRIISQYAWHALFARNMFIRPDDLNRTLGVDEPKFTVIHVPDMQADPEKHGTHSGAFVLLNLTRGLILIGGTHYAGEIKKSIFSVLNYLLPQRGIMSMHASANVGKDGDVAILFGLSGTGKTTLSADPNRALIGDDEHGWSDHGVFNLEGGCYAKVINLSAEQEPMIYKTTQTFGTVLENVVMDQATRKLNLDDNSITENTRASYPITQIPGALYPGKAGHPKHIIMLTCDAFGVLPPISKLTTEQAMYHFISGYTAKVAGTEKGVTEPTATFSTCFGAPFMALHPSVYADLLGAKINEHGVSCWLVNTGWTGGGYGVGKRMNIHHTRSMVNAALNGDLDQVDTRRDAIFGLNIPVSCPDVPSDVLEPSSTWADKAAYTTKATYLASLFHKNFAQYSAGVSAAICAAAPLQGKE, encoded by the coding sequence ATGAGTACAACTGCTACACTGGCACAACACCTTGCCAGTACGTTGGGGCTTAAAAACACCAATAACCTTTACTGGAACCAGTCTTCCCCGGTTCTCTACGAACAAGCCCTCAACCGCAGCGAAGGCAAAATCAGCGAAGCTGGCGTCTTTGTCGCCTACACGGGTACATTTACGGGTCGCGCCCCCAATGACAAATTCATTGTGGATGACGCTGGCTCACACGATAAAGTGTGGTGGGGCAAAGTCAATAAAGCACTCACCGAAGCACAATTCGACCAAGTATTAGCGGATGCGCTTCAGTTTTTGGAAGGGCGCGAATTATTCGTCCAAGACTTGTTGGCTGGTGCAAGCGAAGCCGACGAATTGCCAGTGCGCATTATTTCGCAATACGCTTGGCACGCCCTGTTTGCGCGGAATATGTTCATTCGCCCCGACGATTTGAACCGCACCTTAGGCGTAGATGAACCCAAATTCACCGTCATCCACGTACCGGATATGCAAGCCGACCCGGAAAAGCACGGCACGCATTCGGGCGCATTCGTGCTCTTGAACCTGACACGCGGGCTGATCTTGATTGGTGGCACGCACTACGCGGGCGAAATCAAGAAATCCATTTTCTCGGTGCTCAACTATTTGTTGCCACAGCGCGGTATTATGTCGATGCACGCTTCTGCCAATGTCGGCAAAGATGGCGATGTGGCGATTCTATTTGGCTTGTCCGGCACGGGCAAAACCACGCTCTCGGCTGACCCAAATCGCGCCCTGATCGGCGATGACGAACACGGCTGGAGCGATCACGGCGTATTCAATTTGGAAGGCGGTTGTTACGCCAAAGTCATTAATTTGTCGGCAGAACAAGAGCCGATGATCTACAAAACCACCCAAACCTTCGGCACCGTGCTGGAAAACGTGGTGATGGATCAGGCAACCCGTAAACTGAATTTGGATGACAATAGCATCACCGAAAACACCCGCGCCAGCTACCCGATTACACAAATTCCGGGCGCGTTATACCCCGGCAAAGCAGGTCACCCCAAACACATTATTATGCTGACCTGCGATGCATTTGGCGTATTGCCACCGATTTCCAAGCTCACCACTGAGCAGGCGATGTACCACTTTATTTCCGGTTACACTGCCAAAGTCGCGGGTACGGAAAAAGGCGTGACGGAACCAACCGCCACCTTCAGCACGTGCTTTGGTGCGCCCTTCATGGCGTTGCACCCTTCGGTGTATGCAGATTTGCTCGGTGCGAAAATCAATGAACACGGTGTGTCTTGCTGGTTGGTCAATACCGGCTGGACAGGCGGCGGCTATGGCGTGGGCAAACGCATGAATATTCATCATACTCGTAGCATGGTGAATGCCGCGTTGAATGGGGATTTGGATCAGGTTGATACCCGCCGCGATGCGATTTTCGGTTTGAACATCCCGGTTTCGTGCCCGGATGTGCCATCCGACGTATTGGAACCGTCATCGACATGGGCGGATAAAGCGGCATATACCACGAAAGCGACCTATCTGGCGTCACTGTTCCACAAGAACTTTGCGCAATACAGTGCGGGTGTTTCTGCTGCTATTTGCGCGGCTGCGCCATTGCAAGGCAAGGAATAA
- the dbpA gene encoding ATP-dependent RNA helicase DbpA: MPASFANLNLPPQQLANLGNLGYKLMTGIQAKALPHALQGADLIGQAKTGSGKTAVFAITLLAKLDPQNFAAQALVLCPTRELSAQVATEIRRLARYQPNIKVVTLTGGQPLAPQAASLEHGAHVIVGTPGRINDHIGKHTIELNQIHTLVLDEADRMLEMGFMEDIGKIISLTPKHRQTLLFSATYPDDIKRLSAQFQRNPIEVKAEALHTAGVINQYSYLCSKTERLAALDTLLAHYKPRSAVIFCNMKVGVREITEHLSQLGFSVKALHGEMEQRDRDEVFVQFKHNSFNLLVATDVAARGLDIEDLPCVINYELPHDADIYIHRIGRTGRAGKEGMALNLLTDAERHKLADIGIAQKTELDYEVISALPKATLSPTQPGNVTLCIAAGRKEKVRPGDILGALTGEGGINGKSVGKIDVLEYAAYVAIERSAAKQALNCLLNGKIKGRKFKVKSL, translated from the coding sequence ATGCCCGCTTCTTTCGCGAATTTGAACCTGCCACCCCAACAACTCGCCAATCTGGGCAATTTGGGTTACAAACTGATGACGGGGATTCAAGCCAAAGCCCTGCCCCACGCATTACAAGGCGCTGATTTAATCGGGCAAGCCAAAACCGGCAGCGGCAAAACCGCCGTGTTCGCGATTACCTTGTTGGCAAAATTAGACCCGCAAAATTTCGCTGCGCAAGCCTTAGTACTCTGCCCCACCCGCGAACTCAGTGCGCAAGTCGCCACCGAAATCCGCCGCTTGGCACGTTACCAACCCAATATTAAAGTCGTGACCTTAACCGGTGGGCAACCACTTGCCCCGCAAGCTGCATCCCTAGAACACGGCGCACACGTCATTGTCGGCACACCGGGGCGCATTAACGACCACATCGGCAAACACACCATCGAACTCAACCAAATCCACACGTTGGTGCTCGACGAAGCCGACCGCATGTTGGAAATGGGTTTCATGGAAGACATCGGCAAAATCATTAGCCTCACCCCGAAACACCGCCAAACCTTGCTGTTTTCTGCCACCTACCCCGACGACATTAAACGCTTGAGTGCGCAATTCCAACGCAACCCGATCGAAGTCAAAGCCGAAGCCTTGCACACCGCCGGGGTCATTAACCAGTATTCGTACCTGTGCAGTAAGACCGAACGGCTGGCCGCACTCGACACCTTGCTGGCGCATTACAAACCGCGTTCGGCGGTCATTTTCTGCAATATGAAAGTCGGGGTACGCGAAATCACCGAACATTTGAGCCAACTCGGTTTCAGCGTCAAAGCCTTGCACGGCGAAATGGAACAGCGCGACCGCGACGAAGTATTCGTGCAATTCAAACACAACAGCTTCAATTTGCTGGTCGCCACCGACGTTGCCGCACGCGGGTTGGACATTGAAGACCTGCCCTGCGTCATCAACTACGAATTGCCGCACGATGCCGACATTTACATCCACCGTATCGGGCGCACCGGACGCGCTGGCAAAGAAGGCATGGCACTCAATCTGCTCACCGATGCCGAACGCCACAAACTGGCTGACATTGGCATTGCGCAAAAAACCGAACTGGATTACGAAGTCATTTCCGCACTGCCCAAAGCGACGCTCAGCCCCACTCAACCCGGCAATGTCACGCTGTGCATTGCGGCGGGGCGCAAGGAAAAAGTCCGCCCCGGTGACATCCTCGGCGCACTGACCGGCGAAGGCGGCATTAATGGCAAATCGGTCGGTAAAATCGACGTGTTGGAATACGCCGCCTACGTTGCCATCGAGCGTAGCGCTGCCAAACAAGCGTTGAATTGCCTGCTGAATGGCAAGATCAAAGGGCGTAAGTTCAAAGTCAAATCGCTATGA
- a CDS encoding MFS transporter, protein MNSLEWRVTASLAAIYAVRMLGLFMILPVFALYAETLPDSTPALAGLAIGIYGLSQAVFQIPLGILSDKIGRKPVIIGGLLVFAFGSIIAALASSMWLIVLGRMIQGMGAVAAPTMALAADLIREEHRIRTMGVIGLTIGVSFMLGMILGPIVSQVGGVPSIFWLTMLLAFLGIALVVFVIPNPARTLQHRDAGIIKGYLSTALSNAALLRMNVGVFILHLVMTANFLVLPTLFTHELGLPTAEHWKVYLPVFIGSFVLSVPLIIMAEKQRKIRPLLLGCTVLLIVAELLMAAGHTHIVWLLVAFWLFFIGFNFLEAVQPSLVAKYSDVNTKGTAMGIFSSSQFLGIFAGGALGGMVNHEWGATGVFLFSAVVVGIWLLVALQLPQPTFYASKILKLDPLLFSDPQRLHTELLAVAGVKEVALAAEECIAYLKIDKTALDQAGLDAFSPASA, encoded by the coding sequence ATGAATAGTCTGGAATGGCGCGTCACCGCCTCCCTTGCTGCGATTTATGCGGTACGGATGTTGGGTCTGTTTATGATCCTGCCCGTATTCGCGCTGTATGCAGAAACCCTCCCGGATTCCACTCCCGCGCTGGCAGGCTTAGCCATTGGCATTTACGGTTTATCGCAAGCGGTATTCCAAATTCCACTCGGCATCCTTTCGGATAAAATCGGGCGCAAGCCGGTCATTATCGGCGGTTTGCTGGTCTTTGCCTTCGGGAGCATCATTGCAGCACTGGCGTCGTCCATGTGGCTCATCGTGCTGGGGCGCATGATTCAAGGCATGGGCGCGGTGGCTGCCCCAACAATGGCACTGGCAGCGGATTTGATTCGTGAAGAACACCGCATTCGCACCATGGGCGTGATTGGGCTGACCATTGGAGTGTCCTTCATGCTGGGAATGATTCTAGGGCCGATCGTCAGTCAAGTGGGTGGTGTCCCCAGTATTTTCTGGTTAACCATGCTACTCGCGTTCTTGGGGATTGCCTTGGTGGTATTCGTGATTCCCAACCCTGCACGCACCTTGCAACACCGTGACGCCGGTATCATCAAAGGCTACCTCAGCACTGCGCTTAGTAATGCGGCATTATTACGCATGAATGTGGGGGTTTTTATCCTGCATTTGGTGATGACCGCCAACTTTTTGGTATTGCCCACCCTGTTCACCCACGAATTGGGGCTGCCAACGGCGGAACATTGGAAGGTGTATTTGCCGGTATTCATTGGCTCATTCGTGCTGTCTGTCCCGTTGATTATTATGGCGGAAAAACAGCGCAAGATTCGCCCGCTCTTGCTGGGTTGCACCGTCTTGCTGATCGTTGCCGAATTACTCATGGCAGCCGGTCACACCCATATTGTGTGGTTACTGGTGGCTTTTTGGCTGTTTTTCATCGGTTTTAATTTTTTGGAAGCGGTGCAACCGTCCTTGGTGGCTAAATATTCCGACGTGAATACCAAGGGAACAGCAATGGGCATTTTCAGCAGCTCCCAATTCTTAGGAATCTTTGCGGGCGGCGCACTCGGCGGCATGGTAAATCATGAGTGGGGTGCAACCGGCGTATTCCTGTTCAGTGCGGTGGTGGTTGGCATCTGGTTATTAGTCGCGCTGCAATTGCCCCAACCGACTTTTTATGCCAGTAAAATCCTGAAGCTGGATCCGCTGCTGTTTTCTGACCCGCAACGCTTGCACACCGAATTGCTGGCTGTCGCTGGCGTGAAGGAAGTCGCACTCGCCGCCGAAGAATGCATCGCTTATCTGAAAATCGATAAGACCGCGCTCGATCAGGCAGGCTTGGATGCATTCTCACCCGCTTCAGCGTAG
- the ssb gene encoding single-stranded DNA-binding protein, which yields MANGINKVILVGTVGRDPEMKYMPSGDAIANISVATSESWKDKNTGEKKEATEWHNVTFYRGLAKVVGDYVRKGQLLYVEGSLKTRSWEKDGQKHYRTEVNATDMKMLGGRPGGGMGSGNYDDSSASPAQRSSNHGGGYGGGAPSAPADNASSRGFEDFDDDIPF from the coding sequence ATGGCAAATGGTATCAACAAAGTCATTCTGGTCGGCACGGTGGGCAGAGACCCTGAGATGAAATACATGCCCAGCGGTGACGCAATCGCCAATATCAGTGTCGCCACCAGTGAATCATGGAAAGACAAAAATACCGGCGAGAAAAAAGAAGCCACTGAATGGCACAACGTGACTTTTTACCGAGGCTTAGCCAAAGTCGTTGGTGATTATGTTCGCAAAGGCCAATTGCTTTACGTCGAAGGCAGCCTAAAAACCCGTTCGTGGGAAAAAGATGGGCAAAAACACTACCGCACCGAAGTGAACGCCACCGATATGAAAATGCTGGGCGGGCGTCCCGGTGGCGGCATGGGTTCGGGTAATTACGACGACTCATCCGCTTCCCCTGCGCAACGCAGCAGCAATCATGGCGGTGGTTACGGCGGCGGTGCGCCATCTGCTCCGGCGGACAATGCATCCAGCCGTGGCTTTGAAGACTTTGATGACGACATCCCATTCTAA
- the radC gene encoding RadC family protein has product MAITDWPLDERPREKLMLRGAPALSDAELLAIFLRVGVKGKTAVDLSRELLQTFGSLRQLFDADAQNFCATHGMGEAKYVQLQAVLEMSKRYLSEKMRRGDALSDPEAVRFYLTSKLRDYRFEVFACLFLDNRHRVIQYEELFRGTIDGASVHPREVVRRALHHNAAAIIFAHNHPSGVAEPSQADERITQKLKDALHLIDVRVLDHFVIGDQVVSFAERGLL; this is encoded by the coding sequence ATGGCAATTACTGACTGGCCTCTTGATGAACGCCCGCGTGAGAAACTGATGTTACGCGGTGCACCAGCCTTGTCCGATGCCGAATTACTGGCAATTTTTCTGCGTGTTGGGGTCAAGGGCAAAACGGCGGTTGACCTCTCACGCGAACTGCTGCAAACGTTTGGTAGTTTACGGCAATTATTTGATGCAGACGCACAAAATTTTTGTGCAACGCACGGTATGGGGGAAGCCAAATACGTGCAACTGCAAGCGGTATTGGAAATGTCCAAACGTTACCTCAGCGAAAAAATGCGGCGCGGTGATGCGTTGAGTGACCCTGAAGCGGTGCGTTTTTACCTGACCTCCAAATTGCGCGATTACCGTTTTGAGGTATTCGCCTGCTTATTTCTCGATAATCGCCACCGGGTGATTCAGTACGAAGAGCTGTTTCGCGGTACGATTGACGGGGCAAGTGTACACCCGCGTGAAGTGGTGCGCCGTGCGTTGCATCACAATGCAGCCGCTATTATTTTCGCGCATAATCATCCTTCTGGCGTTGCCGAACCCAGTCAGGCGGATGAACGCATTACCCAAAAGCTCAAAGATGCCTTGCATTTAATTGATGTCAGGGTGTTGGATCATTTTGTGATCGGCGATCAAGTAGTCTCGTTTGCCGAACGTGGGTTGTTGTAG